TATGATAACTTCTGTGTCCAATTATGCTTCTGATTTAAATACATAATGTACTGTATTTTAGATTGAGCAAGAAAAGTTGGCTTCTATGAAGAAACAAGATGAAGACAAGGACAAGAGGGACAAAGAGGACAAAGACAGCAGAGAAAAAAGGGACAGATCCAGAAGCCCAAGAAGGTATTACtaatattgtacttacaattCCTGTTGATCTTCAGGGCAGTGAGGACATGGCAATGGAGATTTTTAAAGATTCAGCAAACTTTGGAATGGACCCTACAGAATTTTTTTAGGGGAAGACCAGTCTAGCTTGTTACTGAATATTAATAGCAGATAAAAAAACTAGTAGTATATAAGGGAACAGGCATTGTTTGTAATGGTAAATGTAATACGTTGAGAGCACAAAAGATTTTCCTGAGATCCCAGCAAATGGTAAATTTTATTGAGACCTCTTAACTGAACTTCTGAGCTATCTTGTGAAAGTGTTTATGCTAAGATAGGCATTATTTTAGACTGAGTTTTGTAAGGTTTTCTTGTTTGTGCAACTATAACAGTTTAGTGTACAGGTAGTGGTGAATTTTAGTTAATGACGGTCCTGAAGTCTGAAGCCAGTCTTGTTAACTGCTAGAGCTATTTTAGATTTTTCAAAAGAACCTATTTGTTTTTTTACCTTTCTCAGTTAGCAGTGGGGAAAGAggatgtctgattttttttagatGAAGTTTCTTAGGTGTAAATATACGTGGCTTTAGTTTTTTAAATCTGCTCCTAACATAATACATTATTTGAACAGAAATTGTCTCTTTCCTAGACGCAAGTCAAGGTCTCCTTCCCCTAGAAGGAGATCATCTCCtgtcagaagagagagaaagcgTAGCCACTCTCGATCTCCTCATCACAGAACCAAGAGCCGTAGTGTTACTCCTGCAccagaaaagaaagaggagactCCAGAGCCAGAGCCTTCAGTGCAAGCAAAGGAAACATTGATTCAAGAGGCAACATCAACTAGGCAAGTACCAGAGTTGattcaccctcccccccccccgcccttgaaATTAGCTTATTATAGGAAATTATCATTTCCTTTAGTATAATGCAGTTATTTTAATTTCTGGTGCTATTAGAGTTATAACAGCCCTACTTTCATCTGAAAAAATGTACTGTTATTTTTTTGCCTGGCAGATCAGTTTACGTGTGTCACCATGGTCTTCAATAAAACATGTTTCCACATGGAGAAATTAGAGTAAATCTTTGAGAGCATACTCTGTATTACTTTAGTTAAGTCATTTACTTTGTCAGTGTTAAGTTTAATGGCATTAAGAAATGCATATTAAGGCTAGTTTGGCTTGATTTTCCCTGTATCTGTTGAGAGCTTTGTAAGCGCCACCTTCAGCTTCTAACTTCAGACTGGATAAAGGCAGAACACTTCCTAAAGTACTGATTCTGGAATTGGACAGCCTCAGCATTATCTTAAATAATGGCAGTCTGGAACATTTGACAAATCAATTTTTCACTGATCCTACTTGATTAATAATTTCCACTGTTCTGCATCGTCAGGTCAATCTATGGAAAGTTAACATGGGACCTATTCAGTATACTTTTAATAATCTGTTACAGGAAGTTGAAGACCTAAATCTTTTGACCATGAGTAGAATTTTAATAGGATTTGGAGCTATGAACACCTTAATTAGATGTTACTCCCCACAATCTTTTTTTAGTGAGAGCACTGTCATAGGTTCTTTCTAAAATATAATCTAGGTAGCTGCAGATGGGAGatgtttatattttaagtttgttttttttatttcacagTGATATCCTGAAAGTTCCCAAACCTGAACCTGTACCAGATACTAAAGAAATTTCTCCAGAACGAAattcaaagaaggagagagagaaagaaaaagagaagactcGTCAAAGATCACCATCCCGTTCCAAATCAAGGTCAAGGTCTCGCTCACATTCCCCTTCTCATTCTAGACCAAGAAGGCGTCATAGATCACGGTCAAGGTAAGAAGATGAGGTTTTACTTTATCTTGAGGATAAAGGCCAGGAACTGAATGATCTGCTCTGAAGTGCCATTCCAAGCCATAAAACACTCAATTAGCTGTGTACAttggaaattctgaaaaaaataactAATTATATGATATGAGATAAAGGCCAAGGCATTAATACCACTCTGTATAGTAATAATTCTCCTCAGCCAGAGATGAGTTGACAGTGGATTAGGCCGAGtaagagggaggggagaagaagagTGAAAAACACGACATAAGCATGTTCCCCAGTTTTCATCTTCCACCTCATCTGGGGACAATGCTGGATATGAATGGCAGTTGGGCTGGGAGAAGTTACTGAATCCTGAATATGGTATTTGGCAGCTCCAGGTGATACCCCCCAACCTCCTTTAAGAGCTAGGTTTGGTCCTGAAAACACTTAGAATTTAGGTTTAATCCTCTTCTTATGTGTGGATTAGTGCAGAGGTTTTGGTTGATTTGAAATCTTGTTTGCTTGTAGCTTAGTGGTAATACATTCCAGTACAACAGAAATGCCGATGTAGTGTGATATACTTGCGACAGAGCAGCTTTTCACTTGGTTTCTGGTGACTAAATCTACCTCCATCCTGTGAAATTTAGGAGGTCACTGTTCATTCTTCGAATTTTCATTGATTGATTGTGACAGGTCTTACTCCCCTAGAAGGCGACCAAGCCCAAGACGACGACCATCTCCTAGAAGGAGGAGTCCTTCAAGGCGCATGCCTCCCCCACCCAGACACAGAAGAAGTAGATCCCCTCTGAGGCGGTAAGATTCCTTTTTGGTAAATATGAAACTGCTGATACTTGAAAGACACATCACAaggttttaaaaacttttttagtTTACTTGAAAAATAGTTATGAAGAGTGATTATAGTATCAAAGATAACTTAACTGCAGGTGACTTTGATAGTGTATAGTATACAAACTAAGGGCAGGTCTGCAGTACAACGGGGATTGACGCTTTGAGATTGATCCACTggtggtcgatttagcaggtctaataAAGATCCACCAAATTAACTGCAGCTTACgctccagtcgacccctgtactctacccctgataagaagagtaaggtaagtcgacagcAGATGTTCTCCTgtcgaccccctcccccccacggtGTAGACCCCGTGGTAACTCGACCTAACATGTGTCTACTCCAACTACGTTATtgacgtagctggagttgcagaGCGTGGGTCGACTTACCGtggcagtatagacatagcctaagtgatTTAAAAGTTGCTCTGTCTTGGTTCATGCCTATGTCCCTTAAGAGCAGGGAAACAAAGCCCTTTGGATTGGTGGGAGTATTGCAGTATTACTTAACGCTTTCTTTTTGAAGCTAATAACTTCTGTTCTAGAATCAGGTGTCTGATATAGTATCAAAAGGTCATAAATTGTTTTGAAGTACCTCTAATGGATGTTTTCTAACATTCGTAAATGGTGATGGTTTCTGTTAACTGCTCAATTTGTTATTCTAATACTTTCTTTAGTGGATAGGGGTGGCATTGGTTATGTCATGACTTTACAAATTAAGACTGGctttttaaactttgttttaGAAGTCTGccctgtggtggtggtttttgctTGGGGACTTACAACTTTGCCATCATTTAAACAATTTTGGTGGCAGAGGAGCAAGTTGTTCCTGCTACTTTGCATGTCAGAGACCATCTGACTTCAGTGCACTGTTGAAATAGGAAACTTGGAACAGCTTTCACAAAAAGAGGGCTATaatcagtggcatagccaggtggagggaactgggagagcattaaaaaaaaaaaaaaaaaaagtggcaccTCCTGTGACGCTTTTACTGACGGGGTGGTGCTTTTACTCACCCGGTGGCACTCCGGGTCTCCAGCAGTACCTCGGTGGCGGGACCTTCACTCGCTTCTTGGGTCTGATGCGGCATTTCCTTCAGTGTTGCTGAAGACACTTGGAGCGAGTGACGGCCCGCTGCTGAAGCGCTGTcgaagacccagagtgccgccaggtgagtaaaagtaAAAAAGGCACCAGGATGCTCAGTGGAGGAGCGGCCACTGCCCTGCTCCTTCCCTAGCTACGCTACTGGCTATAATTTGGGTGTTTGAGGTTTACTATAACTGAATGGTGATTGTTTCTTGAGGTTTATAAAGATTTGTTCATTTTTGAGACAAAATACTGTGAGAAGTGTCAAAAGTGTATTTTGgcaagatatattagaattcCCTTTTAGCAAATATTTATCTCACTCAAGGTAGGGTTTCTTTTTTCCAGGTTCTCAGGAATTCTGCCGCCAAAGGTGGATTCTGCAGGTACACAATTGCAACAGAACTTACCACAAATTTTGCCGCAGAATTCTAGAGGCCCTCCTTTAAGTTGATAAAGTAAAGAGAAGCTTCAAAATAAATCTTACAAAATATTGATAAGATGTATTCAGAATGGTTACATGCCTGATATTTGTGCAATTTCCAGCCTCCTGGTGTAACATTTTTGTTCATTTCTGCCCACCAGTCTTTAATAGATCCTTTTTGAGGTTCAGTAAACAAGGTGCTGTAGAGTGAAAAATTCTCTTAACCATCTAAATACTGAACGACTcaaaatctcacacacacacaacagccaACACCTACAAGCCATTTTCTTGGATCCTTTAGCGTTAATAATATTTTATAATCTAAAACAAAAGGTAACATTTCAGACAAATTGTTCAGTTATAGTTTTGAAAATAATTGAAACATTCATTTGTGTTAGTCTCCTCTTGTATGAAATACTAAAGCATTTGAGGCTAACATATGCCAGTTTTTTGGAAGTGCTACTGTACGTGGCTGTATAGATATGCTTGCAGATGAGTGAATTGTGCTTAATCAGACCCAATTAATGTTAACTTTGTATCTGCAGGAGAAGACGGTCATCAGCATCTTTATCTGGAAgtagctcttcctcctcctcttcacgcTCTCGATCACCGCCAAAAAAACCACCTAAAAGAATTGTATCCAGTCCTCCTCGCAAAACAAGGAAACTGTCTCCTTCTGCAAGCCCTCCTAGACGGAGGCACAGGCCTTCCCCACCAGCAAGTCCACCTCCAAAGCCACGCAGATCTCCAACTCCTCAGCAGTCAAATCGTGGAAGAAAAGTCCGTGGCTCTATTTCTCCAGGCAGAGCCTCAGGTATAGTCAGCTGAATGTGTGCTTCCCCCAATCGCTTTATCTATTTGAACCTTTACAGTCTTATAGTTATGTACTCTTTGCTAGCTAACGGAAGGACTGCGTCGAAACTTTTGCCTTTTCAAAGTACAGAAGTTGTTGAATACACATTTTATTGAACCTGGTCTGAAACGTTAACAATATAGAGGTTCATAGTATAAAACACTTAAATGTCAGCAACAAAAAATAAAGATTATAGTggtagacatttaaaaaaaaacaaaacatagtgCTGAGTTGACCTCCCTGCAATATTTCATTGTAGAACAGGAAGATCTTAGTTATGAAATCTAATACTTTAAGGCAAACACTTACTGGTAACAACTGGTGTAAGAATTTATTTCTACAATGTTTTGAGACTTGTTTCTGAATTAGTTTATTTCCAACTCTGTGAAGACCTACATGTGATTCTTGTGTGTGTTTGAGGCAGTAGGCAAGGTTTTTAATTTTGTCACTGCATATTTCTCTTGCACTCAATTTTACTGAAATCACTTTAAAGAGTCAAACTGCAGTTTTCTCTTTTCAAGTGGTTGTGGTATCAAATTTATATTCTAGAGGGCTGGTACAATTGTGAATTGGGATATCAAACAGTTTTCAAACATAGGAAAAAATTTAGGCAGTTAAAATATAATTCAAATTAAGTACATCTCCAACTGTAGTCAGCCCTGAACTTTAGTCTCTGGTTTTTAATATTGAAATTTTCAATAAATCATAAATTGTATGCTCATCTTTTTTTTCTATAACTACATTTCAGTTGTATCATAGTTGAATAGTttattaaaattttattaaataaaatgtatggtACTGGCTTTTCAGTAAACCTGTACCTGCATGGAATTAGTAGGAATTAAATTACCCCACAATTTTAACACTGTATTTTTTGTAACCTTGTGcagttaggaaaaaaataaatcaaaatttcTACTCAGTTTACATACTATAATTTCAAAGTAAAAGTATACCAGCCAAATGTTATCTAAAAGTGCAATATTCTTTTCTGTATAGAAAAATATGCTAGGAAGCTGAAGTCTAAAAAGTATACTACACAAATTCATATGAAGATGTAAACTGACATCATTCATGAAAAGCTTTTCACTTATTTTGTATCAATAACCATGTGTGCAAGatcatattaaatttcatttaaaatcatATTAAACTTTTTCTTAATTTGTCTAACTTTTTTGTCTTTTAGCACCTAAACATAAGAGTATTGAGAAGAGAGAGTCTCCCTCACCAGCGCCAAAACCTAGAAAAGTAGAATTGTCTGAATCAGGTAAGTTTGTTGTTTACAATGGCTTTCCTTTAAATGGTATGAAAACAAACAAGGCACACTCTTCTCCAGTGTGTTTCTTGAGATCCAGTGGCTTTGATAGCAGTATTGGAGGTATGGTTTTTAGAGAAATGTGCATAGGGAACATAAAGCATCCCACGCACGTTAACTCTCCCTTATGCTTCTTTGAAAACCCTAGCCAAAATGCACACTCCAAAGAAAGGATGCCTTTAAAGATGTAgcacaaaaaaattaaacacctGATCAATTTTAACAACACTGCTTCACAAACAAAAACTGTCTTTATGAATAAAGAAACATAAAATGACtgcatatataaaataaaaattaaatgttcCTTTATTGTGCATATCTTTCAGAAGAAGACAAAGGTGGCAAAATGGCTGCAGCAGATTCTGTGCAACAGAGACGTCAGTACAGAAGGCAAAACCAGCAGTCTTCATCTGGTACAGTAGTATTTTTGTAATTCTAATAAGATATTTAAGTAAAATATTTGTTTACAAAAGTAGCCAATATGctactgctgaactcaaattgtGCTTAGTTTTACACGTTTCATTGATGTATGGTACAATATTGCAAAATTAATCACACTTACCATAATGAAAATCTTTTATTCACTGATCAAAAAGTACTCCAGGGGAGCAGACAAGTAGAATTTTGCATTCTGGGGCATAACTAGCTAGCCCAGAATTGGCAACAGATTTCATAGGAGGTGAAAAGAATGTTACAACATTCCTCTTCTCCTTACCAGTGCCTCTTTGCCTGTAGATTACTTGGAATATTTCTGTACATACTAAGTTTTGCTTCTGGTTTCACACTTCACTTTGTAAATTATTTTGCTTGTCAGAATTGCTTTTGCAGTTCTGTTGCTACGTATAATTGATTCCGGGCTTTTATTAATGCTCTTGAAGTCAGTATCTTTCAGTTTGTCCTCTAGCTAATTTTGTTCAGTATTTTGCAGTTGCATATCTAATGCAGCATGTACCTGAAATTCAGGCTTTATATACACACAAACTTACACCAATTTAAAGTTGTGGTTTTTTAAGCAATTGTTAAACCAGTTCAAGTTTGTATCTAGACTCTTATTTCTGTTTAAGAAATAATCCACTCTTAAACAGAAATAAGCATCTACACACAAACATGGACAAGTGTAACAGTTGCGTCAGAAACAAACTTTTAGTTAAACTGGTTTAGCTGTGTGTAAGCAAGGCTTAAAGTTGCTTCACATGTTAGAAGTTTGTCTTGAAATGTATCTAAACAGTTGATCTAACTAATCTTGTTAATATGCCTTGACTTACActctgtaaatatttttaaaaacagaaatcacAACTTGGCAAAAAGATGCATGAAGACAGAGCAATATGCCTCTCAGTAATTGCACAAGAATACAGTGTGTGTATACCACTTTTCAGTAActaattattttgcatttatagaCTCTggttcatcctcttcctctgaagAGGAACGACCAAAAAGATCAAATGTGAAGAATGGTGAAGTGGGTAGGCACAGACGACACTCGCATAGTCCGTCACCTTCTCCACGGAAACGACAAAAGGACTCTTCCCCTCGGTAATTACTTTCTTCAGCTCAGCACAACTGATGTATTTAACAGTGACAAAATATGTAATTTACAAATGGACTAACTTCTCATCTCTTGATTTGCATTACATTATTGCCTACAGGCCCCCAGCAGAATCAGTTGGGATTACCCTTGTCCAAGTGCTAAACAAATGCCGTAGAAGATGGTCTGTGCACCAAAATTTAGATTTTAGAGGTGAAAGTGAACAACTTGATACCAGcactatattttttttttaattattattactgcaCCTGATCCAAATTCTGTTGGGGCTTTGGGACCAGGCCCTTACAGTTTATAacaggaggatttttttttttttcaagctaaTGCAAGGAGATTAATTTGACTTCTGCTCAGATGCTGAGAATTACTTTATGAATCTTATGCAAACATGTTCGTCTTTGCATCAAGTAAAACTTTGGCAAATGGgattttttactttgttttttctctccactgctgtcaggATGCAGATTGGAAAGAGGTGGCAATCACCAATGATTAAAAGGTTGGTTAGAAATTAATCCGTTAATTAAGATTAAATTTAAAGTTCCTCTAGAAACACTATACTTTTGTAGTAGATTGTGAGCGTGGGTGCCCCTTCTTCTGCTTCACCCACACAGAAGACAATTCAGATAGCAAGATAATGGGACAAGAAATCCAAATTGTTCATTGCCTTTTTTCTTCCAACAGTGAAATTGTTTCAGTTCTGCCTTATGTCCATAGATAATGACAGTTTGGGTAACTGGTTGAAATAAAAACCTGATATTGTACCTTAAAAGCTTAACTGCATTACTGTATACAACATTTATCAAAGTTTTGCTTTCCAGGTAAGGTTTTGCTTGAGTGGTTTTTATTTCTCAAAATATAATTCTGAAACAGAGATGAGTAGTATGTGAAGATATTTCACATTACCACCAGCTGTTTTTGTGGTAGGAAAATAAAATGGGCTAATGGGGGAACTCAGTGTTCAAAAATCAAGCTATTTAACTCCTCAAATACCAAGAGGAGATGGAGGTTCTAAAAttcctgttctgtcatctgtcctTCTTACATGCATATTCACTGTGTGTCCTGAAACAATTTGAGTTAGTAGTGGGACTGAAGTTAACAGCTCCTGCAAACTTCACAGGCTGAATGCTTCATCATTTTGTCACAGATCTTACCTTTCATAGGTAGCTTTTTAGGCAGTTCTTTTGACACTTGATTTTAGACTGAGCTTACTATAATGCAGAAAGCTAGTGATGACTTGTCAAAGACATGGCCAGAATAGCAGATTCTGTCATGGTCTCTGCAACTAGactgcccattgaagtcagctgaAAACAAGAGTAGGTGCCTCACTACTGTTAGGAAAAGTGCTAATTTTAAACTTAAGAGGCTGGATCTATAAGATTAATCATTCAGATTTATAGATTATTTACACCAGTCATTAATGATTAAAACCTAACCAGAACATAGGTGCCACTTATGATTTGCAAAATTTGAGCCAGATGAAATGTGACTAACTTTCTCAAACTTTGAGCACATTTGTTACTGAATTTGTCAGTCTTCAAGAAGTGGCATATAACAATTGTTTTACTTGAATTTCAGGACAGCATACTTTACTTGACAAAAGAATAAATTCAGATAAGTCCTATATCACTGTGTAACACATTTTCTCCTAGTCTGTTACCTTATACATTTAATATGAAAACTATTGTTGCTGAATATTTTTAATGGGTCTTACTGTGTTATTTGAAGATGACTTGGTATTCTTTCAGCTCACACAATCGTGTTTAGCTCTTGGGGAACAATCTTTAGCTGCAAATATCTAGTTTCTTGCCATGGAAAATTATAAGAAGGCTATttggaattaaatattaattagcTGACTGTTTCTATTGACTTAAAGTTCAGGGCAgcctttaaaaagcaaaaaaaagatatttaatcTTTTGTCACTAAGTTTTGAACATTGTCACGAAAAAGccgctttttttttctctcagaaTTTAAACCTGTTGAGCTTTTTAGAAGTTATGGGGAAATGCATTGGGTCCAGATTTCCCTGTATAAGTTAACTGAAAAATTTTGTCCTAAGTAGGAGTTTTGTCTGGACCCCTTGTGCTCTGAATATTTTAAATGCAGTATAGCAGTATCTTAGCACCAACTTTGGTTTTCTTAGCCTGTGCTCTCGCTGAAGTGTTAAAATCTACCAGTGGTAAAGAATAAGTCTGCTTAGAATCAATTTCTGTTTGTCTACCTGAAGTCTCTGAAGTTGGCAGCCATTAAGATATATCCCCACTAGGATGATAAATATCTTCTTGGTCTAGTGAGCTTTAAGAATTTCTTTTCTTTGGAAAACTGAGCTGTGGTAAGGTTGAAAACTCCTTATAGCTTCTATATCCCATACTCTCAGAGAAAACAAACTTTGCTATATCTTTTCTGTCTCTTGACTCAATCGCTGTCTGATAGCATTTGTATCTAATGGAATCTCATTTGGAAGACAAGTATCTGAACCGGCTTAGCTTTCTGTAGTGGAGATGACatggcagaaaaaaaattaatcatttggcatgagtgtttttttttttttttttaaataaagcaactCTTCTGTTTTCTCTAGtagtaggaggaggaggagtccaTCACCACCACCTGCCAGAAGACGGCGCTCTCCTTCTCCTGCACCTCCTCCAAGGCGGCGCAGATCACCTTCATTGCCTCGCCGAAGGTAACTGTTTTATTCTGTTGCTTTTTATTAATCCCTAAGGGCAGTTCTACAAATCACGAGTTGTAACACTGTCCAATAAAAAGCAAATGTCATGATTAATGAAACTGATGGCCTTTGCTAATAAGTCTCTTGTTgggaaatcattttaaaaaattaaaatcataattttgttttctgaaatgttttcagTGGGGGATGTGTTCAATTGTTGAACCATTGTAAGTGCCGAGTGTAGCAAGCAATCATTTCACTTATCTAATATTGAAATGGCTATTGGGCAGTGTATACAATAATGCTCTGCTGTAGTTCCTTGAGATTGCtgtaaaaattttaaaagtgGAACAGATCAATGTAAAATCTTTCCTCTTTGCCAAAGTGCATATCATTAGCCATTGGCAACTAACTAGTGTGAG
This region of Gopherus flavomarginatus isolate rGopFla2 chromosome 22, rGopFla2.mat.asm, whole genome shotgun sequence genomic DNA includes:
- the SRRM1 gene encoding serine/arginine repetitive matrix protein 1 isoform X7, which produces MDAGFFRGTSAEQDNRFSNKQKKLLKQLKFAECLEKKVDMSKVNLEVIKPWITKRVTEILGFEDDVVIEFIFNQLEVKNPDSKMMQINLTGFLNGKNAREFMGELWPLLLSAQENIAGIPSAFLELKKEEIKQRQIEQEKLASMKKQDEDKDKRDKEDKDSREKRDRSRSPRRRKSRSPSPRRRSSPVRRERKRSHSRSPHHRTKSRSVTPAPEKKEETPEPEPSVQAKETLIQEATSTSDILKVPKPEPVPDTKEISPERNSKKEREKEKEKTRQRSPSRSKSRSRSRSHSPSHSRPRRRHRSRSRSYSPRRRPSPRRRPSPRRRSPSRRMPPPPRHRRSRSPLRRRRRSSASLSGSSSSSSSSRSRSPPKKPPKRIVSSPPRKTRKLSPSASPPRRRHRPSPPASPPPKPRRSPTPQQSNRGRKVRGSISPGRASAPKHKSIEKRESPSPAPKPRKVELSESEEDKGGKMAAADSVQQRRQYRRQNQQSSSDSGSSSSSEEERPKRSNVKNGEVGRHRRHSHSPSPSPRKRQKDSSPRMQIGKRWQSPMIKSRRRRSPSPPPARRRRSPSPAPPPRRRRSPSLPRRRSPSPPPRRRSPTPRRYSPPIQRRYSPSPPPKRRTATPPPPPPKRRASPSPQPKRRVSHSPPPKQRSSPVAKRRSPSLSSKHRKGSPSSRSNRETRSPLQNKRHSPSPRPRASHTSASPPPLRRGTSSSPKRRQSPSPSSRPIRRVSRTPEPKKTKASTPSPQSVRRVSSSRSASGSPEPAPKKHQAPPSPTRSQSPSTNWSPPHVKKAQSPTQSPSPARNSDQEGGGKKKKKKKDKKHKKDKKHKKHKKHKKEKAAAAAAAAAVTSAATSSAQEDPEAETELKKETESEAEDNLDDLEKHLREKALRSMRKAQVSPPS